A stretch of Myxococcus hansupus DNA encodes these proteins:
- a CDS encoding PQQ-binding-like beta-propeller repeat protein: MSRLRSVVLGACLWAGCSSPEDAASASAESPPGETQTPSSEGSTSEPAPGPTPAPQTPAPSAATACSGPEGTARLAWSHDAAWNHTVDFRGTMDADGNTYWTECESSYWVDKDPSQLDCQLVSVTRDGAMRYQRALPPPGAWAVHTVDGGQLFVTGRLALLTAMDSATGQVRWSVSLGAVKDTNPEAHHALRVESLVRSPPYLVAVVHDTFGDVGAEDLLVAVHADTGAVAWQVRMPPIYAPLVVDTDGNIYAGASDVLEQTTELFSFSSDGQLRWRTHREGVLDPTAVDDGTLLLGRSELVDAATGAPRATLATASAESFDYSLGRSSSPFGRAAMQAGRMLVLPDLQCTTEGCPTTTHPGDTFLYGLDVESGAVKWHRAVGAWPMSPLLTQRDSLLLVDRPVEAQCGENICTGEDAGIGTFLRELDLDGQELSACALPGKAPYITPPALHQGRVVLGAWTNWNAENDWTQRMSIRAFDLATPTEPATGGWVSAGGGNTRSGQAKPEAAPAQALR; this comes from the coding sequence GTGAGTCGACTTCGAAGCGTGGTGCTGGGCGCGTGTTTGTGGGCGGGCTGCTCCTCACCGGAGGACGCAGCAAGCGCCTCCGCTGAATCGCCCCCAGGCGAGACGCAGACGCCGTCCTCCGAGGGCTCCACCTCCGAGCCGGCACCTGGGCCCACACCGGCCCCACAGACGCCAGCGCCCAGCGCGGCCACGGCGTGCTCCGGGCCCGAGGGGACGGCACGGCTCGCCTGGAGCCATGACGCCGCGTGGAATCACACGGTGGACTTCCGCGGCACCATGGACGCGGACGGCAACACCTATTGGACGGAGTGCGAGAGCAGCTATTGGGTGGACAAGGACCCGAGCCAGCTCGACTGCCAGCTCGTCTCCGTCACGAGGGACGGAGCCATGCGCTACCAGCGCGCCCTCCCCCCACCCGGCGCCTGGGCGGTGCACACGGTGGACGGCGGGCAGCTCTTCGTGACGGGCCGGCTCGCGCTGCTCACCGCGATGGACAGCGCAACGGGACAGGTGCGTTGGAGCGTCTCGCTGGGCGCGGTGAAGGACACCAACCCGGAGGCCCACCACGCGCTCCGCGTCGAATCGCTGGTGCGCAGCCCGCCCTACCTGGTCGCGGTGGTGCATGACACGTTCGGCGACGTGGGCGCGGAGGACTTGCTGGTCGCCGTGCACGCGGACACCGGCGCGGTGGCGTGGCAGGTGCGCATGCCGCCCATCTACGCGCCGCTCGTGGTGGACACGGACGGCAACATCTACGCCGGCGCCTCCGACGTCCTGGAGCAGACCACGGAGCTCTTCTCGTTCTCCTCGGACGGTCAGCTCCGCTGGCGCACGCACCGCGAGGGCGTCCTGGACCCGACCGCGGTGGATGACGGCACGCTGCTGCTGGGCCGCTCGGAGCTGGTGGACGCGGCCACGGGCGCGCCGCGCGCCACGCTGGCCACGGCCTCCGCCGAATCCTTCGACTATTCACTGGGCCGCTCCAGCTCGCCCTTCGGCCGCGCGGCGATGCAGGCGGGGCGCATGCTGGTGCTGCCAGACCTCCAGTGCACCACCGAGGGCTGCCCCACCACCACGCACCCGGGTGACACCTTCCTCTACGGCTTGGACGTCGAAAGCGGCGCGGTGAAATGGCACCGGGCCGTCGGCGCCTGGCCCATGTCGCCCCTCCTCACCCAACGCGATTCGCTGCTGCTGGTGGACCGCCCCGTGGAGGCCCAGTGCGGGGAGAACATCTGCACGGGCGAGGACGCCGGTATCGGCACGTTCCTGCGGGAGCTGGACCTGGACGGCCAGGAGCTGTCCGCGTGCGCGCTGCCGGGGAAGGCGCCCTACATCACCCCGCCCGCGCTGCACCAAGGCCGCGTGGTGCTGGGCGCGTGGACGAACTGGAACGCGGAGAACGATTGGACGCAGCGGATGAGCATCCGCGCCTTCGACCTCGCGACGCCCACCGAGCCCGCGACGGGAGGCTGGGTGAGCGCGGGCGGCGGCAACACGCGCTCAGGACAGGCGAAGCCCGAGGCCGCGCCCGCCCAGGCCCTGCGCTAG
- a CDS encoding methyl-accepting chemotaxis protein, producing the protein MTHSLAARLTTALSLVILGLSALSVGLTSISLRSWSHEVLTSRLAQDESAWSRVVAHEARELTALARVTAANATLSSLLSRDAADSSQLQAELRAQQALMGVDLLVVLDAAEGVRASLASGSVAGLASLVKQGEPRVVLVGGVPHHAVSRPVEAGGRTVGSVVLGRVLGEQALLALRDERGVEGVLTVEETPVAHALSAVSSESLLAALSGKGRPDSVKVSGVSLHLRRVDVGPGVELLLTRDTWKEAAQYRVSLLLVVLLGVALTAAAGTAIFVLVRRMTEPLRELTAATARMVSEGDFRARLEVRSKDEIGQLASSFTELMAQLRELLMALQHSSVQLETASTELTESAAVQNEAVSQQAVALHETQIAAQQLQEASRAAARRVDVILREADKASGFGEAGEAAVSGSVGGLTHIRSHVEHIGRTIAELHQRTRQVGDITRTVKDLADQSNVLALNASIEAARSGDSGRSFAVVARQMRSLADQSAGATTRVQSILSDIGRAISQTVSTSEGGAREVEGGLEQVRAAGESLRSLAGIIQNNGKTVRSIAEAVSQQDAGIAELFAALSSMADLADQIVDRMAASEQSAIQLSAASAELSAIVGRYRL; encoded by the coding sequence ATGACGCACAGCCTTGCCGCGCGCCTGACCACAGCTCTTTCTCTCGTCATCCTCGGCCTCTCCGCGTTGAGTGTCGGGCTGACGTCCATCTCGCTTCGCTCGTGGTCTCACGAGGTGCTCACCTCGCGGCTGGCCCAGGACGAATCCGCCTGGAGCCGGGTCGTGGCTCACGAGGCGCGAGAACTCACCGCGCTCGCGCGCGTCACCGCGGCGAACGCGACCTTGTCATCGCTGTTGTCTCGCGACGCGGCGGACTCCTCGCAACTCCAGGCCGAGCTGCGCGCGCAGCAGGCGCTGATGGGCGTGGACCTGCTCGTCGTGTTGGACGCGGCGGAGGGCGTGCGCGCGAGCCTCGCCTCCGGAAGCGTGGCCGGGTTGGCGTCCCTGGTGAAGCAGGGCGAGCCGCGCGTGGTCCTGGTGGGCGGCGTGCCCCATCACGCCGTGTCTCGGCCGGTGGAGGCGGGTGGCCGCACCGTGGGCTCCGTGGTGTTGGGCCGTGTGCTGGGGGAGCAGGCGCTCCTGGCGCTGCGCGACGAGCGCGGCGTGGAAGGCGTGCTGACCGTGGAGGAGACGCCGGTGGCGCACGCGTTGAGCGCGGTGTCGTCGGAGTCGCTGCTCGCGGCGTTGTCGGGGAAGGGGCGGCCGGATTCGGTGAAGGTGAGCGGCGTGTCGTTGCACCTGCGCCGGGTGGACGTGGGGCCGGGCGTGGAGCTGCTGCTCACGCGCGACACTTGGAAGGAAGCGGCGCAGTACCGCGTCTCGTTGCTGCTGGTGGTGCTCCTGGGCGTGGCCCTCACGGCGGCGGCGGGCACGGCCATCTTCGTGTTGGTGCGGCGGATGACGGAGCCGCTGCGCGAGCTGACCGCGGCCACGGCGCGCATGGTGTCGGAAGGCGATTTCCGGGCGCGCCTGGAGGTGCGCTCGAAGGACGAGATTGGCCAGCTCGCCAGCTCCTTCACGGAGCTGATGGCGCAATTGCGCGAGCTGCTGATGGCGTTGCAGCACTCCTCCGTGCAGCTCGAGACGGCCTCCACGGAGCTCACCGAGTCCGCGGCCGTCCAGAACGAGGCGGTGTCGCAGCAGGCGGTGGCGCTGCATGAGACGCAGATCGCCGCGCAGCAGCTCCAGGAGGCCTCGCGCGCGGCGGCCCGCCGCGTGGATGTCATCCTGCGCGAGGCGGACAAGGCCAGCGGCTTTGGCGAGGCGGGTGAGGCCGCCGTGTCCGGCAGCGTGGGCGGGCTCACGCACATCCGTTCGCACGTGGAGCACATTGGCCGCACCATCGCGGAGCTGCATCAGCGCACGCGGCAGGTGGGGGACATCACCCGCACGGTGAAGGACCTGGCGGACCAGTCCAACGTGCTGGCGCTCAATGCCTCCATCGAGGCGGCGCGCAGCGGTGACTCGGGCCGTTCGTTCGCGGTGGTGGCGCGGCAGATGCGCTCACTGGCGGACCAGTCCGCTGGAGCGACCACGCGCGTGCAGTCCATCCTGAGTGACATCGGCCGCGCCATTTCGCAGACGGTGAGTACCAGCGAGGGCGGCGCGCGCGAGGTGGAGGGCGGCCTGGAGCAGGTGCGCGCCGCGGGCGAGAGCCTCCGCTCGCTGGCGGGCATCATCCAGAACAACGGCAAGACGGTGCGCAGCATCGCCGAGGCGGTGAGTCAGCAGGACGCGGGCATCGCGGAGCTGTTCGCCGCGCTCAGCTCCATGGCGGACCTGGCGGACCAGATTGTCGACCGGATGGCCGCCAGTGAGCAGTCGGCCATCCAGTTGTCGGCGGCGTCCGCAGAGCTGAGCGCCATCGTCGGGCGCTACCGGCTCTAG
- a CDS encoding PP2C family protein-serine/threonine phosphatase: MRMDSAGQTHIGRRPHNEDAFCVAPELGLFVVADGLGGQEGGEVASRCVVDTFVGFGLRLGQDRDSMWPTVPDPRLSHEENLLAACSALAQRNLQAQRVGRLREMASTVVALAVSENGAAVAHVGDSRLYRLRAGKLEPLTRDHSLIEELRDAGMEPPGGSGNLRHLITRALGTDNAEPTVQRLQTEPGDVFLLCSDGLYEPLGVEGLMKRLTLSSAREVCDALVSDAYEAGGKDNITAVVLRVAEA; encoded by the coding sequence ATGAGAATGGACAGCGCGGGACAGACCCACATCGGGCGTCGGCCGCACAACGAGGATGCGTTCTGCGTGGCGCCGGAGCTGGGACTGTTCGTGGTGGCGGACGGGCTGGGCGGCCAAGAAGGGGGCGAAGTCGCCAGCCGGTGTGTCGTGGACACCTTCGTGGGCTTTGGCCTGCGGTTGGGGCAGGACCGGGACTCGATGTGGCCCACGGTGCCGGACCCTCGGCTCAGTCATGAGGAGAACCTGCTGGCGGCGTGCTCGGCGCTGGCGCAGCGCAACCTCCAGGCGCAGCGCGTGGGCCGCCTGCGCGAGATGGCGTCCACCGTGGTGGCCCTGGCGGTGAGTGAGAACGGCGCGGCGGTGGCGCACGTGGGTGACAGCCGCCTGTACCGGTTGCGCGCGGGGAAGCTGGAGCCGCTGACGCGCGACCACTCCCTCATCGAGGAACTGCGGGACGCCGGCATGGAGCCCCCTGGGGGCTCTGGAAACCTGCGGCACCTCATCACCCGCGCGCTGGGCACGGACAACGCGGAGCCCACCGTGCAGCGGCTCCAGACGGAGCCAGGGGATGTCTTCCTGCTGTGTTCGGACGGGCTCTACGAGCCGCTGGGCGTCGAGGGCTTGATGAAGCGCCTCACGTTGTCCTCCGCGCGCGAGGTCTGCGACGCGTTGGTCTCCGACGCTTATGAAGCGGGCGGCAAGGACAACATCACCGCGGTGGTGCTGCGCGTCGCGGAGGCCTGA
- a CDS encoding choice-of-anchor X domain-containing protein codes for MTPTGPVSPSRARHALWVIPLIPLVLGCVGWWWLNRLGAASVDSDAAEVVSPGAAASAPERSRRAPGVKSPGPVMGVAVQGQARSPEDEKRAAERHLWEQRLARAKQALASYMKATRYPPESRPASEHPDQMELAEPERTRPLSRDSSDVQLRLKQDRVFVVGDEVVHFFVGCEDARRMPRPCQVVSATAHEAEHMPGADSVVPVPLVFSDDGAGGDALSSDGTFTGRFQPSKQGFPLYSGTLRVDVQVRSGGTEGSAFFDIMYTPSPPAKFTGRVREVLEQGSLQLYLGIRVQKAGRYVVAGRVDDESGMPFAHVSFNEELRQGDQEVKLTIAGNLVLDEAPTFPLKLRDVEGFLLKERGDPDRELMTSLRGYVHTTNDYPESVFSNAEWQSEERQRYLDELNRDVQGVLMRLETYDETPPPPPP; via the coding sequence ATGACTCCAACCGGTCCTGTTTCCCCGTCGCGTGCGCGTCATGCCTTGTGGGTCATCCCCCTCATCCCGCTCGTCCTGGGGTGTGTGGGGTGGTGGTGGTTGAACCGGCTGGGCGCGGCGTCCGTTGACAGTGACGCCGCGGAAGTCGTCTCCCCGGGGGCGGCGGCATCCGCCCCCGAGCGGTCCCGACGCGCTCCTGGCGTGAAGTCTCCGGGTCCGGTGATGGGCGTGGCGGTCCAGGGGCAGGCGCGCAGCCCCGAGGACGAGAAGCGGGCGGCGGAGCGACACCTGTGGGAGCAGCGCCTGGCCCGCGCGAAGCAGGCGCTGGCGTCGTACATGAAAGCGACGCGGTATCCGCCCGAGTCGCGGCCCGCCAGCGAGCATCCGGACCAGATGGAGCTGGCGGAGCCGGAGCGCACGCGCCCGTTGAGCCGTGACAGCTCGGACGTGCAGCTCCGGTTGAAGCAGGACCGCGTGTTCGTGGTGGGTGACGAGGTGGTGCACTTCTTCGTCGGCTGCGAGGACGCGCGGCGCATGCCTCGGCCCTGTCAGGTGGTCTCAGCGACCGCGCACGAAGCCGAGCACATGCCTGGCGCTGACAGCGTGGTGCCGGTGCCCCTGGTCTTCAGCGACGACGGCGCGGGCGGTGATGCGCTCTCCAGCGACGGCACCTTCACGGGGCGCTTCCAGCCGTCGAAGCAGGGCTTCCCCTTGTACTCGGGCACGCTGCGCGTGGACGTCCAGGTGCGCTCGGGGGGGACGGAGGGCTCCGCGTTCTTCGACATCATGTACACGCCGTCGCCTCCGGCGAAGTTCACCGGCCGGGTTCGTGAGGTGTTGGAGCAGGGCTCGCTCCAGCTCTACCTCGGGATTCGTGTCCAGAAGGCGGGACGGTACGTGGTGGCGGGCCGCGTGGACGACGAGAGCGGCATGCCCTTCGCGCACGTGTCCTTCAACGAGGAGCTGCGGCAGGGGGACCAGGAGGTGAAGCTCACCATCGCCGGCAACCTCGTGCTGGATGAGGCGCCCACCTTCCCGTTGAAGCTGCGCGACGTGGAGGGCTTCCTGCTCAAGGAGCGGGGCGACCCGGACCGCGAGCTGATGACCAGCCTGCGTGGCTACGTGCACACCACGAACGACTATCCCGAGTCGGTCTTCTCCAACGCGGAGTGGCAGAGCGAGGAGCGGCAGCGCTATCTCGACGAGCTGAATCGGGACGTCCAGGGCGTCCTGATGCGGCTTGAGACCTACGACGAGACCCCGCCCCCGCCGCCTCCGTGA